A window of the Choristoneura fumiferana chromosome 30, NRCan_CFum_1, whole genome shotgun sequence genome harbors these coding sequences:
- the LOC141444711 gene encoding uncharacterized protein isoform X1, which produces MGKSSSELMCCRGCLATDCNLFDIYKNQLAEAYECITGYPMLPHDGFPQQLCAMCGVQLAKSAAFRDRCRRAQDCLRRQHHDKITMDYIETIDRLSHNLVFTLAPSQVEVNDTSIYSLGVSDIPSIAVKETIFEDEFELFGLDTDEHSRKPIDNDQKLVDDIHSHSPIDDDQKLVDDIHSHPPRDDDQKLVYGIHSHSPIDDDQKLVDDIHSHPLIDDDQKLVDGIHSHSLIDDDQKLVDVIHSHSPIDDDQKLVDDIHSHSPIEDDQKLVDDNDKSDEVQEIGKKIKIVQVLIPTDKVEVQKRPRRKRNKQLINKNKKLKKRRIRGSSPTNKYQPNFDVAELEKELNVDVEILTKEQQLADWRQFSASKKRPAAFSCQECGKGFDQPTSYQNHLLRHGPSAGRFPCEVCGVRFQRRSTLRCHELRHALRFICRECKFVTRIKNQAKQHFSSHEGHKFQCKHCEKSFVKRSSYLSHVRLVHVAESVTCVECGETFVSRLGLKLHNTKMHQAQKAASKCACASCGAPFDDAEALQAHARAGCDPADRPCATCGASLPTDEALRTHTEECHKGEFKCTECPLSFLGEGPRDKHYWRVHCEVRSALGHTGRQGWASRVCPQCGKQFQKSFLLEQHMRSHSGEKPFACPDCALRFNYPGNLKRHQKVVHQGQRPMVKCGECGKRLGAASLATHVKYVHRKLPQKPRHRKRPATST; this is translated from the exons atggGAAAATCGTCTTCTGAATTGATGTGTTGTCGTGGTTGTCTCGCAACTGATTGTAATTTATTCGATATATACAAAAACCAGCTTGCTGAGGCTTATGAATGTATCACGGGATATCCA ATGCTACCGCACGATGGGTTTCCTCAGCAGCTGTGTGCAATGTGCGGCGTCCAGCTCGCCAAGAGTGCAGCGTTCCGTGACCGCTGCCGGCGCGCGCAGGACTGCTTGCGTAGACAGCATCACGACAAG ATAACCATGGATTACATAGAAACCATAGATCGCCTCTCACACAATCTCGTGTTCACGTTAGCGCCATCTCAAGTCGAAGTCAATGATACGAGTATCTATTCTCTTGGAGTTAGTGATATCCCTTCCATAGCTGTTAAAGAAACTATATTTGAAGATGAATTTGAGCTATTTGGTTTAGACACAGATGAACACAGTCGTAAACCCATAGACAATGATCAAAAACTAGTTGATGATATACACAGTCATTCACCCATAGACGATGATCAAAAACTAGTTGATGACATACACAGTCATCCACCCAGAGACGATGATCAAAAACTAGTTTATGGTATACACAGTCATTCACCCATAGACGATGATCAAAAACTAGTTGATGACATACACAGTCATCCACTCATAGACGATGATCAAAAACTAGTTGATGGTATACACAGTCATTCACTCATAGACGATGATCAAAAACTAGTTGATGTTATACACAGTCATTCACCCATAGACGATGATCAAAAACTAGTTGATGATATACACAGTCATTCACCCATAGAAGATGATCAAAAACTagttgatgataatgataaatcaGATGAAGTCCAGGAAATaggtaagaaaataaaaatagtacaaGTGCTTATACCAACAGACAAGGTTGAGGTGCAAAAGAGGCCGAGAAGAAAGAGGAATAAGCAGctgattaataaaaataaaaaattgaagaaaCGGAGAATCCGGGGTTCGTCTCCGACGAATAAATACCAGCCTAATTTTGATGTTGCTGAGCTTGAAAAGGAGTTGAATGTGGATGTTGAAATTCTAACTAAG GAGCAGCAGTTAGCAGACTGGCGGCAGTTCAGCGCCAGCAAGAAGAGGCCCGCAGCTTTCTCCTGCCAGGAGTGCGGGAAAGGATTCGACCAGCCCACATCCTACCAGAACCACTTGCTCAGACATGGTCCG AGCGCGGGTCGGTTCCCGTGCGAGGTGTGCGGCGTGCGATTCCAGCGGCGCTCCACGCTGCGCTGCCACGAGCTCCGGCACGCGCTGCGCTTCATCTGCCGCGAGTGCAAGTTCGTCACCAGGATCAA GAATCAGGCCAAGCAGCACTTCAGTTCTCACGAGGGACACAAGTTCCAGTGCAAACACTGCGAGAAGAGCTTCGT CAAGCGTTCGTCGTATCTGTCGCACGTGCGGCTGGTGCATGTGGCAGAGAGCGTGACGTGCGTCGAGTGCGGAGAGACCTTTGTCAGTCGACTGGGGCTGAAGTTGCATAACACCAAGATGCACCAG GCGCAGAAAGCGGCATCTAAGTGCGCGTGCGCGTCGTGCGGCGCGCCGTTCGATGACGCGGAGGCGCTTCAGGCGCACGCGCGCGCCGGCTGCGACCCCGCCGACAG GCCTTGCGCGACGTGTGGGGCTTCGCTGCCCACCGACGAAGCCCTACGGACACACACGGAGGAGTGCCACAAGGGAGAGTTCAAGTGCACTGAG TGTCCCCTGTCGTTCTTGGGCGAGGGCCCTCGCGACAAGCACTACTGGCGCGTGCACTGCGAGGTGCGGAGCGCCCTCGGCCACACCGGCCGCCAAGGCTGGGCCTCCCGCGTCTGTCCGCAGTGCGGCAAACAGTTTCAG AAATCTTTCCTCTTAGAACAACATATGCGCTCGCACTCGGGGGAGAAGCCCTTCGCGTGTCCCGACTGCGCGCTGCGGTTCAACTACCCCGGCAACCTGAAGCGGCATCAGAAGGTG GTGCACCAGGGCCAGCGTCCGATGGTGAAGTGCGGCGAGTGCGGCAAGCGGCTCGGCGCCGCGTCCCTCGCCACACACGTCAAGTACGTGCACCGTAAACTGCCGCAGAAACCGCGCCACCGGAAGCGGCCGGCTACGTCTACGTAG
- the LOC141444711 gene encoding uncharacterized protein isoform X2 — protein MGKSSSELMCCRGCLATDCNLFDIYKNQLAEAYECITGYPMLPHDGFPQQLCAMCGVQLAKSAAFRDRCRRAQDCLRRQHHDKITMDYIETIDRLSHNLVFTLAPSQVEVNDTSIYSLGVSDIPSIAVKETIFEDEFELFGLDTDEHSRKPIDNDQKLVDDIHSHSPIDDDQKLVDDIHSHPPRDDDQKLVYGIHSHSPIDDDQKLVDDIHSHPLIDDDQKLVDGIHSHSLIDDDQKLVDVIHSHSPIDDDQKLVDDIHSHSPIEDDQKLVDDNDKSDEVQEIGKKIKIVQVLIPTDKVEVQKRPRRKRNKQLINKNKKLKKRRIRGSSPTNKYQPNFDVAELEKELNVDVEILTKEQQLADWRQFSASKKRPAAFSCQECGKGFDQPTSYQNHLLRHGPSAGRFPCEVCGVRFQRRSTLRCHELRHALRFICRECKFVTRIKNQAKQHFSSHEGHKFQCKHCEKSFVKRSSYLSHVRLVHVAESVTCVECGETFVSRLGLKLHNTKMHQAQKAASKCACASCGAPFDDAEALQAHARAGCDPADRPCATCGASLPTDEALRTHTEECHKGEFKCTECPLSFLGEGPRDKHYWRVHCEVRSALGHTGRQGWASRVCPQCGKQFQKSFLLEQHMRSHSGEKPFACPDCALRFNYPGNLKRHQKVHQGQRPMVKCGECGKRLGAASLATHVKYVHRKLPQKPRHRKRPATST, from the exons atggGAAAATCGTCTTCTGAATTGATGTGTTGTCGTGGTTGTCTCGCAACTGATTGTAATTTATTCGATATATACAAAAACCAGCTTGCTGAGGCTTATGAATGTATCACGGGATATCCA ATGCTACCGCACGATGGGTTTCCTCAGCAGCTGTGTGCAATGTGCGGCGTCCAGCTCGCCAAGAGTGCAGCGTTCCGTGACCGCTGCCGGCGCGCGCAGGACTGCTTGCGTAGACAGCATCACGACAAG ATAACCATGGATTACATAGAAACCATAGATCGCCTCTCACACAATCTCGTGTTCACGTTAGCGCCATCTCAAGTCGAAGTCAATGATACGAGTATCTATTCTCTTGGAGTTAGTGATATCCCTTCCATAGCTGTTAAAGAAACTATATTTGAAGATGAATTTGAGCTATTTGGTTTAGACACAGATGAACACAGTCGTAAACCCATAGACAATGATCAAAAACTAGTTGATGATATACACAGTCATTCACCCATAGACGATGATCAAAAACTAGTTGATGACATACACAGTCATCCACCCAGAGACGATGATCAAAAACTAGTTTATGGTATACACAGTCATTCACCCATAGACGATGATCAAAAACTAGTTGATGACATACACAGTCATCCACTCATAGACGATGATCAAAAACTAGTTGATGGTATACACAGTCATTCACTCATAGACGATGATCAAAAACTAGTTGATGTTATACACAGTCATTCACCCATAGACGATGATCAAAAACTAGTTGATGATATACACAGTCATTCACCCATAGAAGATGATCAAAAACTagttgatgataatgataaatcaGATGAAGTCCAGGAAATaggtaagaaaataaaaatagtacaaGTGCTTATACCAACAGACAAGGTTGAGGTGCAAAAGAGGCCGAGAAGAAAGAGGAATAAGCAGctgattaataaaaataaaaaattgaagaaaCGGAGAATCCGGGGTTCGTCTCCGACGAATAAATACCAGCCTAATTTTGATGTTGCTGAGCTTGAAAAGGAGTTGAATGTGGATGTTGAAATTCTAACTAAG GAGCAGCAGTTAGCAGACTGGCGGCAGTTCAGCGCCAGCAAGAAGAGGCCCGCAGCTTTCTCCTGCCAGGAGTGCGGGAAAGGATTCGACCAGCCCACATCCTACCAGAACCACTTGCTCAGACATGGTCCG AGCGCGGGTCGGTTCCCGTGCGAGGTGTGCGGCGTGCGATTCCAGCGGCGCTCCACGCTGCGCTGCCACGAGCTCCGGCACGCGCTGCGCTTCATCTGCCGCGAGTGCAAGTTCGTCACCAGGATCAA GAATCAGGCCAAGCAGCACTTCAGTTCTCACGAGGGACACAAGTTCCAGTGCAAACACTGCGAGAAGAGCTTCGT CAAGCGTTCGTCGTATCTGTCGCACGTGCGGCTGGTGCATGTGGCAGAGAGCGTGACGTGCGTCGAGTGCGGAGAGACCTTTGTCAGTCGACTGGGGCTGAAGTTGCATAACACCAAGATGCACCAG GCGCAGAAAGCGGCATCTAAGTGCGCGTGCGCGTCGTGCGGCGCGCCGTTCGATGACGCGGAGGCGCTTCAGGCGCACGCGCGCGCCGGCTGCGACCCCGCCGACAG GCCTTGCGCGACGTGTGGGGCTTCGCTGCCCACCGACGAAGCCCTACGGACACACACGGAGGAGTGCCACAAGGGAGAGTTCAAGTGCACTGAG TGTCCCCTGTCGTTCTTGGGCGAGGGCCCTCGCGACAAGCACTACTGGCGCGTGCACTGCGAGGTGCGGAGCGCCCTCGGCCACACCGGCCGCCAAGGCTGGGCCTCCCGCGTCTGTCCGCAGTGCGGCAAACAGTTTCAG AAATCTTTCCTCTTAGAACAACATATGCGCTCGCACTCGGGGGAGAAGCCCTTCGCGTGTCCCGACTGCGCGCTGCGGTTCAACTACCCCGGCAACCTGAAGCGGCATCAGAAG GTGCACCAGGGCCAGCGTCCGATGGTGAAGTGCGGCGAGTGCGGCAAGCGGCTCGGCGCCGCGTCCCTCGCCACACACGTCAAGTACGTGCACCGTAAACTGCCGCAGAAACCGCGCCACCGGAAGCGGCCGGCTACGTCTACGTAG